The Streptomyces sp. V3I7 genome segment GCACAGGGGGTACGGCGGGAGGTCGTCGCCGAGTTCACCTGGGGTCTGCTGCAGCGCACGACGGTCCGGGACGAGCTTCCGGAGCACGGGAGTTGACCTTCCCCTTCGGGCAAGCCCCAGCATCGGTGGCGGAACGACGAGGCAGGCGCGCGAGCGCGGTGACGGGGGTGACGCATGGAGATGCTGACGATCGGTGCCTTCGCGAAGGCGTCCCGGCTGTCGCCGAAGGCGCTGCGGCTGTACGACGAACTGGAGCTGCTGCGGCCCGCGCGGGTCGATCCGCACACCGGGTACCGGTACTACGCCGCCGGGCAGTTGGAGCGGGCCCGGCTCGTGGCCTGGCTGCGCCGGCTGGGGATGCCGCTGGCCTCGATCCGTGAGGTGTGCGCCCTGGACCCGGCGGCGGCCGCCCGCGAGGTCCGGTCGTACTGGGCCCGCATCGAGGCCGAGACCGCCGTACGGCGCGATCTCGCCGCGTTCCTCGTCGACCATCTGACCGCGGAGTCGAGGAAGGACACCACCATGCTGGAACTGCGCTACTGCGCCCACTCCGACACCGGACGCGTACGCCCCGCCAACCAGGACACGGCGTACGCCGGCACCCGGCTGCTCGCCGTCGCCGACGGCTTCGGGGCCGCCGGGGCACCCGCGAGCAACGCCGCCGTGGCGGCGCTCAAGCCCCTGGAGAGCGCGGAGTTGACCGCGGGCGGCGTCCTCAACGTCCTGGAGGACGCCGTGCACGAGGCGGCCCGGGCGGTGCGGGACGTCGCCGACGGCAGCGAGGAGATCGGCACCACGCTGACCGCGCTGCTGTGGACGGGCTCGCGGCTGGCCCTCGTCCACATCGGCGACTCGCGGGCCTATCTGCTGCGCGACGGCGCCCTGTTCCGGATCACCCACGACCACACCGTGGTCCAGTCGATGGTCGACGAGGGCCGGCTGACCCTGGAGGAGGCCGTCACCCACCCCCAGCGCGCCCTGCTCCTGCGGGCCCTCTCGGGCGGCGCCCCGGCCCTGCCGGACCTGAAGCTGCACGACGCCCGGCCCGGCGACCGGTACCTGCTGTGCTCCGACGGGCTGTCCGGGGTCGTACCGGAGGAGCGCATAGAGCTCCTGCTCGCCGCCGCCCCGGCCCCGGACGAGGCGGTGCGCACGCTGGTCGACGAGGCGAACGCCGCGGGCGGGCCGGACAACGTGAGCTGTGTCGTGGCCGATGTGGTGGATCCGGCCACCTGATCCACGCCCGCACGGCAGGATCGCGTCCATGGCGATATCGGGTACGGACGCGTACGGGACCGGTGCGGCGCTGGACGGGCTGCCTCCGCTCGTCCGGCGGGCGGTGGCCGCCGCCCGCGCGCACGGCTTCCCGTACTCCTGCCGCCCCGAGCAGGGGCTGCTGCTGCGCGCGCTGGCGGGAGGGGCACGCGGGCGCGTCGGCGAGACGGGGACCGGGTTCGGGGTGGGGCTGGCGTGGCTGGCCTCGGGGGCGGGGCCGGGGGTGCGGCTGGTCGGTGTGGAGCGGGATCCCGAGCGGGCCCGCGTCGCCGCCGGCCTGTTCGCGGACCGGCCGGAGGTAGAGGTGGTGACCGGGGACTGGCGGCGGATCGAGGAGTGGGGGCCGTACGACCTGCTCGTCCTCGACGGCGGCGGGCAGGGGAAGGCGCCCGGCGACCCGGCCGCCGACGTCGAGCGGCTGCTGGCGCCGGGCGGCACGGTCGTCGTCGACGACTTCACCCCGGCCGCCGGCTGGCCGCCCCGGCACGAGGGCGCGCCCGACCTGGCGCGGCTGCACTGGCTGGAGCATCCGGCCCTGCACGCGACCGAACTGCGGCCGGCGCCCGACCTCAGCACGGTCGTCGGGACGCGTCTGCTGGTGTAGGAAGGAGCTGTCGTCCCCGACCTTGTGTCCCGGCAGTCAGGAGTGCGTCACGTGTCCTCCCTCTTTCCGGCCCTGACGGGCGGTCCGGGCGAGCAAGTCGCCCTGCGGTTCGGCGATCGGACCCTCACCTACGCTCAACTCCGGTCAGCCGCGGGCGCGGTGGCCGCGCGGGTGCGGGACGCGGGCAGGGTCGCGGTGTGGGCGACACCCGAACTGGAGACCGCCGTCGGCGTCGTGGGCGTCCTGCTCGCGGGAGCGGCCGCCGTGCCGCTCAACCCGAAGTCGGGGGAGAAGGAGCTGGCCCACATCCTCTCCGACAGCGGACCGGCACTGGTCCTGGCCGCGCCCGGAGCCGGACTTCCGCCCGCGCTGGCCGACTTGGAGCGCGTCGATGTCGACGCGTACGGCACCGGGACCGTCCCCGAGGACCGTACGTCCGAGTCCGACCCGGCCCTGATCGTCTACACCTCCGGCACCACCGGGCCGCCCAAGGGCGCCGTCCTCCCCCGCCGGGCGGTCGCCGCCACGCTGGACGCGCTGGCGGACGCCTGGCAGTGGACCGGGGACGACGTGCTGGTGCACGGGCTGCCGCTGTTCCATGTGCACGGTCTGGTGCTGGGCATCCTGGGTCCGCTGCGACGCGGTGGGTCGGTGCGGCACCTGGGGCGGTTCACCGCGGAGGGTGTGGCCCGGGAGCTGAACGACGGCGCGACCATGCTGTTCGGGGTGCCGACGATGTACCACCGCATCGCCGAGGCGCTGCCCGGCGACCCCGGGCTGGCCAAGGCGCTGGGCCGGGCGCGGCTGCTGGTCTCCGGCTCGGCGGCGCTGCCCGTGCACGACCACGAGCGGATCACGGCCGCGACCGGGCAGCGGGTGATCGAGCGGTACGGCATGACGGAGACGCTGATGAACACGAGCGTCCGGGCCGACGGCGAGGCGCGGGCGGGGACGGTCGGCGTACCGCTGCCGGGCGTGGAGCTGCGGCTGGTCGAGGAGGACGGCTCGCCGGTGACGGCGTACGACGGGGAGAGCGTCGGCGAGATCCAGGTGCGCGGTGCGAACCTGTTCACCGAGTACCTGAACCGGCCCGACGCCACCGCCGCCGCCTTCACCGCCGACGGCTTCTTCCGCACCGGCGACATGGCGGTGCGCGAGCCCGACGGCTATGTGCGCATCGTCGGCCGCAAGGCCACCGACCTGATCAAGAGCGGCGGTTACAAGATCGGGGCCGGTGAGATCGAGAACGCGCTCCTGGAGCATCCGGGGGTCCGGGAGGCGGCCGTCACCGGCGAGCCGGACGCGGACCTGGGCGAGCGGATCGTGGCCTGGATCGTCCCGGCCGATCCGCAAGCGCCTCCCGGCGAGAAGGAGTTGGCCGACCATGTCGCCCGGCGGCTCGCCCCGCACAAGCGCCCGCGCGTCGTCCACCACCTGGATGTCCTCCCCCGCAACGACATGGGGAAGATCATGAAGCGGGCGCTGGGCGACACGGGCAGCACTGTCTGAGCGGCCCGAGGCGGTCGGGGTGGAGCAGCTACTTCACCCCCACCGCCCGGCTCACCCCCACCGCCCGGATCACCTCCTGCTTCACGGAGCCGCCTCGGTCATCGGCCGCCGAGGCGCGCAGGGACACGGAGGCCGCGTCGCGCGGCACCGTCAGCGTCCCGCTCCACGAGGCGGCGCCCGGATCGTCCGTCAGCTCGACCGCCCGCCACGTCGCGCCGTCGTCGTACGACACCTCCAGCCGGCCGTCGCCGACCGCGCCCGTACCGGCCGCCCCCGCCGCGTACTGCGCACCGAGCCCGACCCGCACGCGGCGCCCGCCCCGCACGTCACCCGCGAGGTCGGTGCCGACGTCGAAGGCGAGGTTGATGAGCGGCAGGCCGGTCCAGCGGTCCTCCGGGGTGGCCTCCGACCGGAAGGTCCACTCGGCGTGGCCGCGTGCGGCCAGGTGCCAGCGGCCCTGGTCCAGCGTGGTGTCGGTGACGAGCTTGTAGGTGTGCTCGTCGGCCGGCGCGTCCGACAGTGAGGCGGCGGATCCCGTCTGCCGGTCGACCAGGGCGCCGTCCAGGTACGCGGACGTCTCCTGGCGCATGCCGCTGCCTTCGCTCCACACGTCGCCGGAGCCGGTGTGACCGGGGCCGGAGTCGCCCCAGCCAGGTGCGGTGAACCGCAGTCGGCCGCCGGACCGCTCCTGTCCTGCGGCGAGCCACGGGTGCCACACCGGCCTGAACCAGTTCAGCACCGGGCGGGAGCCGCCCCGGTAGGACACCACGCCGCCGCGCTCCTCCAGGCTGCCGCCGTCCATGGTCACCGACTCGTACCAGGACTGCCCCGGCCCCGTGGACACGTAGTCCGTCCGCCGGGCCGGCAGGTCGACCCGCTCGGGGAAGCCGAGCGCGATCGGGAAGGCGTCGGTGACCGAGTAGCGGAACTCGTCGCCGACGACCGGCCTCGCCGCGTGGAACCGCACGTCCAGGGCGGCGAGTTGGCGTGGTGCGGGCGCGTAGGTCAGGTCGCGGTCCGGGATCGCGCCCTGGTGGCCGTCCGAAAGGTCGTACACGTACGGCGAGTTGCGCGTCCCCGTCATCACCGCGCGCCCGGTCGCCCGCAGCCGGGCCGCGTCGGCGGCGTCCACCGTGGCGATCTGCAGCGGCCGGTCGGCGTTGTCGTCCGTGCCCCACCAGGCCAGGAGCCGGCCGGGCGCGTCGTCCGTCACGAACAGCGCCTTGACGCCCGCGACCTGGGCGGCCTCGGCGAGTGCGGCCGGGTCGGCGCCGTCGGCGAGGTGCGCGAGCGCGGCCTTGCCCGCGACGCCGGTGAACGGGCCGTCGCCGACGTCCACCAGCGGCAGCGTGCGGTGCCCCTCGATCAGCGTGCCGCCCGGCTGGGCGGCCGCTTCGCGCACGCCCTCGACCTCCAGGGCGGGCTTGGCCAGCCGCCACACGGTGCGGTACTCGAAACCGCCCCGCGTCACCGCGTCCGTGGGCGCGGCGAAGACGCTGTCGTAGGTCTCGGGCACCTGGACCGCGCCGGACAGATCGGTGCCGCCGGCCTTCCGGTCGTACTCCATGATCAGCTGCCGGGTCTCGGTGCGCCGCTCCACCTCGGCCTTCACCTCGCGCAACGTCCTCCCGTCCAGGGTGACTTCGCGGTCCCGGTCGAGGTCGATCTCGGGTGCGGCGAGGAAGCCGAGGCCGAGCGAGTCGGCGCCGTGGCTGCCGCGCACGTCGAGGAAGGAGGCGAGGGTGTACGTGCCCGGCGGGAGCCGCAGTGCGAGGGTGCCGGAGCCGCCGACGTGCTCGGAGGCGGCCTCGGCGCCCTCGGCGAGCCGCTGCACGGTCAGGTCGGCCGCGGTAGGCGCCCCGTCGCGGTCCCTGACGTGGACGGTGAGCGTGTACCGCTCGTCCTCGTTCACCAGCCCGAAGGCGGTGTGGGCCAGCCGGGTGCCGTGAGTGTCGTCGGCGACGATCCGTCCGCTGCTCTCGCCGACCGGGGCCCGGGCGGCGTCCGCGGTCACCGTCGTGGCGGCGGTGCCGTGCGCGGGGACGGTGAGGACGGGGTCGGCGACGCGCACGGCCCCGTCCGGGGCGCCCTGTACGGAGAGCCGCAACTGCACTGGTTCGTCGGAGGAGTTGGCGTACGTGACGGTCCGGGTGACCGGCTCGTCGTCGGCGTACGGCCAGGCGTGGAAGCCGAAGTCGACGCTGCCCGTGGCGGTGACGTCGGCGCCGACGGCCTTCGCCACGCTCACCCGGCCCGCGCCCAACTGGTAGGCAGGGGCGTCGAGTTCCGTGGCCGTCGACATCAGCGCGTCCTTCAGGCGCGGCCCGCTCCAGTCCGGATGCTCCTCGGCGAGCAGCGCGGCCGCCCCGGCGACGTGCGGGGCCGCCATCGACGTACCGCTCATGGAGGTGTACGGGCCGCTGCCGCCGGTGAGTGCGGAGCGGGCGGCGAGGATGCCGACGCCGGGGGCCGCGAGGTCGGGCTTGAGGGCGTGGTCGCCGTGGCGGGGGCCGGCGCTGGTGAAGGGGGCCGCGAGGT includes the following:
- a CDS encoding MerR family transcriptional regulator, with product MEMLTIGAFAKASRLSPKALRLYDELELLRPARVDPHTGYRYYAAGQLERARLVAWLRRLGMPLASIREVCALDPAAAAREVRSYWARIEAETAVRRDLAAFLVDHLTAESRKDTTMLELRYCAHSDTGRVRPANQDTAYAGTRLLAVADGFGAAGAPASNAAVAALKPLESAELTAGGVLNVLEDAVHEAARAVRDVADGSEEIGTTLTALLWTGSRLALVHIGDSRAYLLRDGALFRITHDHTVVQSMVDEGRLTLEEAVTHPQRALLLRALSGGAPALPDLKLHDARPGDRYLLCSDGLSGVVPEERIELLLAAAPAPDEAVRTLVDEANAAGGPDNVSCVVADVVDPAT
- a CDS encoding O-methyltransferase — encoded protein: MAISGTDAYGTGAALDGLPPLVRRAVAAARAHGFPYSCRPEQGLLLRALAGGARGRVGETGTGFGVGLAWLASGAGPGVRLVGVERDPERARVAAGLFADRPEVEVVTGDWRRIEEWGPYDLLVLDGGGQGKAPGDPAADVERLLAPGGTVVVDDFTPAAGWPPRHEGAPDLARLHWLEHPALHATELRPAPDLSTVVGTRLLV
- a CDS encoding acyl-CoA synthetase; its protein translation is MSSLFPALTGGPGEQVALRFGDRTLTYAQLRSAAGAVAARVRDAGRVAVWATPELETAVGVVGVLLAGAAAVPLNPKSGEKELAHILSDSGPALVLAAPGAGLPPALADLERVDVDAYGTGTVPEDRTSESDPALIVYTSGTTGPPKGAVLPRRAVAATLDALADAWQWTGDDVLVHGLPLFHVHGLVLGILGPLRRGGSVRHLGRFTAEGVARELNDGATMLFGVPTMYHRIAEALPGDPGLAKALGRARLLVSGSAALPVHDHERITAATGQRVIERYGMTETLMNTSVRADGEARAGTVGVPLPGVELRLVEEDGSPVTAYDGESVGEIQVRGANLFTEYLNRPDATAAAFTADGFFRTGDMAVREPDGYVRIVGRKATDLIKSGGYKIGAGEIENALLEHPGVREAAVTGEPDADLGERIVAWIVPADPQAPPGEKELADHVARRLAPHKRPRVVHHLDVLPRNDMGKIMKRALGDTGSTV
- a CDS encoding S8 family serine peptidase; this translates as MTRGPGGRGAMLLSAGLVLALLPAAPAAARDTGADTGTVIASTRGTPAPATGATTVTLVTGDRVTVTGLGHGRRAVTVERPPGAVGAVRTRTSDGDVTVVPDEALPYLRAGTLDRRLFDVSGLIRQGLTDARTGGLPLIVTYAPGVGATVPRGTERTRSLPSLGGAAVEAHRGRGFWQDLTRRGGLDKVWLDGRVRAAMAESNAQIGTPAAWDAGLTGKGVTVAVLDTGADLTHPDLAGRVTATRNFVDGQDAGDDAGDIADRSGHGTHVTSVLGGSGAASDGRERGVAPGVALAVGKVLGDQASGSESQIIAGMEWAARDVHARIVSMSLGSTEPSDGTDPMAKALDTLSGETGALFVVSAGNTGAPSSIGSPGAADAALTVGAVDSADLAAPFTSAGPRHGDHALKPDLAAPGVGILAARSALTGGSGPYTSMSGTSMAAPHVAGAAALLAEEHPDWSGPRLKDALMSTATELDAPAYQLGAGRVSVAKAVGADVTATGSVDFGFHAWPYADDEPVTRTVTYANSSDEPVQLRLSVQGAPDGAVRVADPVLTVPAHGTAATTVTADAARAPVGESSGRIVADDTHGTRLAHTAFGLVNEDERYTLTVHVRDRDGAPTAADLTVQRLAEGAEAASEHVGGSGTLALRLPPGTYTLASFLDVRGSHGADSLGLGFLAAPEIDLDRDREVTLDGRTLREVKAEVERRTETRQLIMEYDRKAGGTDLSGAVQVPETYDSVFAAPTDAVTRGGFEYRTVWRLAKPALEVEGVREAAAQPGGTLIEGHRTLPLVDVGDGPFTGVAGKAALAHLADGADPAALAEAAQVAGVKALFVTDDAPGRLLAWWGTDDNADRPLQIATVDAADAARLRATGRAVMTGTRNSPYVYDLSDGHQGAIPDRDLTYAPAPRQLAALDVRFHAARPVVGDEFRYSVTDAFPIALGFPERVDLPARRTDYVSTGPGQSWYESVTMDGGSLEERGGVVSYRGGSRPVLNWFRPVWHPWLAAGQERSGGRLRFTAPGWGDSGPGHTGSGDVWSEGSGMRQETSAYLDGALVDRQTGSAASLSDAPADEHTYKLVTDTTLDQGRWHLAARGHAEWTFRSEATPEDRWTGLPLINLAFDVGTDLAGDVRGGRRVRVGLGAQYAAGAAGTGAVGDGRLEVSYDDGATWRAVELTDDPGAASWSGTLTVPRDAASVSLRASAADDRGGSVKQEVIRAVGVSRAVGVK